A stretch of Caballeronia sp. NK8 DNA encodes these proteins:
- the acnB gene encoding bifunctional aconitate hydratase 2/2-methylisocitrate dehydratase, producing MLENFRAHTAARAALGIPSLPLSAQQTAELVELLTNPPAGEEQTLLDLITNRVPAGVDEAARVKAGFLAAVAKGQTACALITRARATELLGTMLGGYNIQPLIELLSDAEVGAVAAEALKKTLLMFDQFHDVKELADAGNAHARAVLQSWADAEWFTSRPEVPQSLTITVFKVTGETNTDDLSPAPDATTRPDIPLHALAMLKNARPGITPEEDGKRGPVAFIESLKEKGHLVAYVGDVVGTGSSRKSATNSVLWFTGEDIPFIPNKRFGGVCLGGKIAPIFYNTMEDAGALPIELDVSKMEMGDVVELRPYEGRALKNGEVIAEFQVKSDVLFDEVRAGGRIPLIIGRGLTAKAREALGLPASTLFRLPQQPADNGRGFSLAQKMVGRACGLPEGQGVRPGTYCEPKMTSVGSQDTTGPMTRDELKDLACLGFSADLVMQSFCHTAAYPKPVDVKTHQTLPNFISTRGGIALRPGDGVIHSWLNRMLLPDTVGTGGDSHTRFPIGISFPAGSGLVAFAAATGTMPLDMPESVLVRFKGKMQPGVTLRDLVNAIPLYAIKQGMLTVAKQGKKNIFSGRVLEIEGLPDLKVEQAFELSDASAERSAAGCTVHLNKEPIIEYLNSNVTLLKWMIAQGYQDPRSLQRRIEAMEQWLADPQLLSPDADAEYAAVIEIDLADIHEPIVACPNDPDDVKTLSDVAGAKIDEVFIGSCMTNIGHFRAASKLLEGKRDIPVKLWVAPPTKMDQKQLTEEGHYGVFGTAGARTEMPGCSLCMGNQAQVREGATVMSTSTRNFPNRLGKNTNVYLGSAELAAICSRLGKIPSKAEYMADIGVLDANSDKIYQYMNFDQIEDFKEVADTVKM from the coding sequence GCAAACCGCCGAGCTGGTGGAACTGCTGACGAATCCGCCCGCCGGTGAAGAACAGACGCTGCTCGACCTGATCACCAACCGCGTGCCCGCGGGCGTGGACGAAGCCGCCCGCGTCAAGGCCGGCTTCCTCGCCGCCGTGGCCAAGGGTCAGACGGCCTGCGCGCTGATCACGCGCGCCCGCGCCACCGAGCTGCTCGGCACCATGCTCGGCGGTTACAACATCCAGCCGCTGATCGAACTGCTGTCCGACGCCGAAGTCGGCGCCGTGGCTGCCGAAGCGCTCAAGAAAACCCTCCTGATGTTCGACCAGTTCCACGATGTCAAGGAACTGGCCGACGCGGGCAACGCCCACGCGCGCGCCGTACTGCAAAGCTGGGCGGACGCCGAATGGTTCACGAGCCGTCCGGAAGTGCCGCAAAGCCTGACCATCACCGTCTTCAAGGTGACGGGCGAAACCAACACCGACGACCTGTCGCCGGCCCCGGACGCCACCACCCGCCCGGACATTCCGCTGCACGCGCTGGCGATGCTGAAGAACGCCCGTCCCGGCATCACGCCGGAAGAAGACGGCAAGCGTGGGCCTGTCGCGTTCATCGAGTCGCTGAAGGAAAAGGGTCACCTGGTCGCGTACGTAGGCGATGTGGTCGGCACCGGCTCGTCGCGCAAGTCGGCCACCAACTCGGTGCTGTGGTTCACGGGCGAGGACATTCCGTTCATCCCGAACAAGCGCTTCGGCGGCGTGTGCCTTGGCGGCAAGATCGCCCCGATCTTCTACAACACCATGGAAGACGCGGGAGCCCTGCCGATCGAACTCGATGTCTCGAAGATGGAAATGGGCGACGTGGTCGAACTGCGCCCGTACGAAGGCCGTGCGCTGAAGAACGGCGAAGTGATCGCCGAATTCCAGGTCAAGTCCGACGTGTTGTTCGACGAAGTGCGCGCCGGCGGCCGCATTCCGCTGATCATCGGCCGCGGGCTGACCGCGAAGGCGCGCGAAGCGCTGGGCCTGCCTGCATCGACCCTGTTCCGCCTGCCGCAGCAGCCCGCCGACAACGGCCGTGGCTTCTCGCTGGCCCAGAAGATGGTCGGCCGCGCCTGCGGCCTGCCGGAAGGCCAGGGCGTGCGTCCGGGCACGTACTGCGAACCGAAGATGACCTCGGTTGGCTCGCAGGACACCACCGGCCCGATGACCCGCGACGAACTGAAGGACCTGGCGTGCCTGGGCTTCTCGGCCGACCTCGTCATGCAGTCGTTCTGCCACACGGCCGCTTATCCGAAGCCGGTGGACGTGAAGACCCACCAGACCCTGCCGAACTTCATCAGCACCCGTGGCGGCATCGCGCTGCGCCCGGGCGACGGCGTGATCCACTCGTGGCTGAACCGCATGCTGCTGCCCGACACCGTGGGCACCGGCGGCGACTCGCACACGCGCTTCCCGATCGGCATCAGCTTCCCGGCGGGTTCGGGCCTGGTCGCCTTCGCGGCCGCCACCGGCACCATGCCGCTGGACATGCCGGAATCGGTGCTGGTCCGCTTCAAGGGCAAGATGCAGCCGGGCGTGACCCTGCGCGATCTGGTCAACGCAATCCCGCTGTACGCGATCAAGCAGGGCATGCTGACGGTCGCCAAGCAAGGCAAGAAGAACATTTTCTCGGGCCGCGTGCTCGAAATCGAAGGCCTGCCCGACCTGAAGGTCGAGCAAGCGTTCGAATTGTCGGATGCTTCGGCCGAGCGCTCGGCCGCCGGATGCACGGTCCACCTGAACAAGGAACCGATCATCGAGTATCTCAACAGCAACGTCACGCTGCTGAAGTGGATGATCGCCCAGGGCTATCAGGACCCGCGCAGCCTGCAGCGCCGCATCGAGGCGATGGAGCAGTGGCTGGCCGACCCGCAACTGCTGTCGCCGGATGCCGACGCCGAATATGCCGCGGTCATCGAGATAGACCTCGCCGATATTCACGAGCCGATCGTGGCCTGCCCGAACGATCCGGACGACGTGAAGACGCTCTCCGACGTGGCTGGCGCCAAGATCGACGAAGTGTTCATCGGCTCGTGCATGACCAACATCGGGCACTTCCGTGCCGCGTCGAAGCTGCTGGAAGGCAAGCGCGACATCCCCGTCAAGCTGTGGGTCGCTCCGCCGACGAAGATGGATCAGAAGCAGCTGACCGAGGAAGGTCACTACGGCGTGTTCGGCACGGCCGGTGCGCGTACCGAAATGCCGGGCTGCTCGCTGTGCATGGGTAACCAGGCACAGGTGCGCGAAGGCGCGACGGTCATGTCGACCTCGACCCGCAACTTCCCGAACCGCTTGGGCAAGAACACGAATGTGTATCTCGGCTCGGCGGAACTGGCGGCGATCTGCTCGCGTCTGGGCAAGATTCCGAGCAAGGCCGAGTACATGGCCGACATCGGCGTGCTCGACGCGAACAGCGACAAGATTTACCAGTACATGAACTTCGACCAGATCGAAGACTTCAAGGAAGTGGCCGATACCGTGAAGATGTAA